From Hippoglossus stenolepis isolate QCI-W04-F060 chromosome 6, HSTE1.2, whole genome shotgun sequence, a single genomic window includes:
- the rps21 gene encoding 40S ribosomal protein S21 translates to MQNDAGEFVDLYVPRKCSASNRIIGAKDHASIQMNVAEVDKVTGRFNGQFKTYAICGAIRRMGESDDSILRLAKEDTIVAKNF, encoded by the exons ATGCAGAACGACGCTGGAGAATTCGTGGACTTGTACGTCCCCCGCAAATG CTCTGCTAGCAACAGAATAATCGGAGCCAAGGACCATGCCTCCATCCAGATGAACGTTGCTGag GTTGACAAGGTGACTGGTCGTTTCAACGGTCAGTTCAAGACCTACGCCATCTGTGGCGCCATCCGCAGAATG GGGGAGTCTGATGACTCCATCCTGAGGCTGGCAAAGGAGGACACCATTGTCGCAAA GAACTTCTGA